One Salvia splendens isolate huo1 chromosome 12, SspV2, whole genome shotgun sequence genomic window carries:
- the LOC121757583 gene encoding uncharacterized protein LOC121757583 yields the protein MGETTSLRTLRQFCNGIQDIFDREYLRKPNADECQRLIDMHGTVHHFPGMLGRSNNDINVLQSSHLFNDEWWGEGPTLRFVANDTQSNKAYYLADWIYPLWPMFVTTTRQSVGPKQSYFAAKQEGARKDVERAFGVFQSRWAIL from the exons ATGGGTGAAACAACTTCCCTAAGGACGCTGAGACAGTTTTGTAATGGCATCCAGGATATCTTCGACCGGGAGTATCTACGGAAGCCAAATGCCGATGAATGCCAGAGATTGATCGATATGCACGGGACAGTGCACCATTTCCCGGGGATGTTGGGCA ggtcgaacaacgacattaacgttcTACAgtcgtctcatctcttcaatGACGAGTGGTGGGGTGAGGGTCCGACGCTAAGATTCGTGGCCAACGACACGCAGTCCAACAAGGCATACTATTTGGCCGATTGGATATACCCTCTTTGGCCCATGTTTGTCACGACGACCCGACAATCGGTTGGGCCGAAGCAATCCTATTTCGCGGcaaaacaagagggtgctaggaaggatgttgagcgagcttttggtgtcttCCAATCGCGATGGGCCATTCTATAG